Proteins co-encoded in one Opitutus terrae PB90-1 genomic window:
- a CDS encoding NADP-dependent isocitrate dehydrogenase yields the protein MSATPTIIYTKTDEAPALATYSLLPIVQAFTKHAGIAVETRDISLAGRILAAFSDLLPANQRVADALAELGALTLKPEANIIKLPNISASVPQLKEAIAELQAKGFALPDYPESPKSDAEKDAKARYDRVKGSAVNPVLREGNSDRRAPKAVKDYARKHPHSMGAWSPTSKTRVATMGRDDFYANEKSVTVPAATTVRIEFESTDGKVTVLKDKLALLAGEIIDGTFMSRKTLDSFLEQQVAIARQDGVLFSVHLKATMMKVSDPIIFGHAVRAYFKELLAKHAATFAELGVDLNNGFGDLVAKLEKLPPAKKAEIEADIRATYAAGPAVAMVNSDQGITNLHVPSDVIVDASMPAMIRVGGKMYDANGKLQDTLAVIPDSSYAGVYQATIEFCKKHGAFDPRTMGSVPNVGLMAQAAEEYGSHNKTFHLPSNGTVRVVDAAGRVYLEHAVAAGDIWRACQAKDAPVRDWVKLAVNRARLSATPAIFWLDEKRAHDAQLIVKVKAYLADHDTTGLDIKILPPAAACTATLERLKAGQDTISVTGNVLRDYLTDLFPILEVGTSAKMLSIVPLMKGGGLFETGAGGSAPKHVEQFLAENYLRWDSLGEFFALAASLEHLSLTFKHEKAKILADTLDAATAKFLENDRSPGRKLGTIDNRGSHFYLALYWAQELARQSRDAELKRIFIPLAAELEAAEPTITSELLAVQGKPADIDGYYRPDDVKAAAALRPSATFNQILATL from the coding sequence ATGTCCGCCACACCGACCATCATCTACACCAAGACCGACGAAGCCCCCGCCCTCGCGACCTATTCGCTCCTGCCGATCGTGCAGGCCTTCACGAAGCATGCGGGCATCGCCGTCGAAACGCGCGACATCTCACTCGCGGGCCGGATCCTGGCGGCGTTCTCCGACCTGCTGCCCGCGAACCAGCGGGTGGCCGATGCGCTGGCCGAGCTCGGCGCACTCACGCTCAAACCGGAGGCGAACATCATCAAGCTTCCCAACATCAGCGCATCCGTCCCGCAGCTTAAGGAAGCGATCGCCGAACTGCAGGCGAAGGGCTTCGCCCTGCCCGATTATCCCGAGTCGCCGAAATCCGACGCCGAGAAGGACGCCAAGGCGCGCTACGATCGGGTGAAAGGCTCGGCCGTGAACCCGGTCCTGCGCGAAGGCAACTCGGACCGCCGCGCGCCGAAGGCGGTGAAGGACTACGCGCGCAAGCATCCGCATTCGATGGGCGCGTGGTCGCCGACCTCCAAGACTCGCGTCGCCACGATGGGCCGCGACGATTTTTACGCGAACGAGAAGTCCGTGACGGTCCCCGCGGCGACCACCGTGCGGATCGAATTCGAGTCAACCGACGGCAAGGTCACCGTGCTCAAGGACAAGCTCGCACTGCTGGCGGGTGAGATCATCGACGGCACGTTCATGAGCCGCAAGACGCTCGACAGCTTCCTCGAGCAGCAGGTGGCGATCGCGCGGCAGGACGGCGTGCTGTTTTCTGTTCACCTCAAGGCGACGATGATGAAGGTGTCGGACCCGATCATCTTCGGCCATGCGGTTCGCGCCTACTTCAAGGAGCTGCTCGCCAAGCATGCCGCCACGTTCGCCGAGCTCGGCGTCGATCTGAACAACGGCTTCGGCGATCTCGTCGCGAAATTGGAGAAGCTGCCGCCGGCGAAGAAGGCCGAGATCGAGGCCGACATTCGCGCGACCTACGCGGCCGGTCCCGCGGTGGCGATGGTGAACTCCGATCAGGGCATCACCAATCTCCACGTGCCGAGCGACGTCATCGTCGACGCTTCGATGCCCGCGATGATCCGCGTGGGCGGCAAGATGTATGATGCCAACGGCAAGCTGCAGGACACCCTCGCCGTGATCCCGGACAGCAGTTACGCGGGCGTTTACCAGGCCACCATTGAGTTCTGCAAAAAGCACGGCGCCTTCGATCCGCGGACGATGGGCTCGGTCCCGAACGTCGGGCTCATGGCCCAGGCGGCGGAGGAGTACGGCTCGCACAACAAAACCTTCCACCTTCCGTCGAACGGCACGGTGCGCGTGGTGGACGCGGCGGGTCGCGTTTATCTGGAGCACGCGGTCGCCGCGGGCGACATCTGGCGGGCGTGCCAGGCGAAGGATGCGCCGGTCCGCGATTGGGTGAAGCTCGCGGTAAACCGCGCACGGCTCAGCGCGACGCCCGCGATCTTCTGGCTCGACGAAAAGCGCGCCCACGACGCGCAGCTCATCGTCAAGGTGAAGGCCTACCTCGCCGATCACGACACGACCGGGCTCGACATCAAAATCCTTCCGCCCGCGGCGGCGTGCACCGCCACGCTGGAGCGGCTCAAGGCCGGACAGGACACCATTAGTGTCACCGGTAATGTGCTGCGCGATTATCTCACCGACCTCTTTCCCATCCTCGAAGTCGGCACGAGTGCGAAGATGCTTTCGATCGTGCCGCTGATGAAGGGCGGCGGGCTGTTCGAAACCGGCGCCGGCGGCTCCGCGCCGAAACATGTCGAGCAGTTCCTGGCGGAGAACTATCTGCGCTGGGACAGCCTGGGCGAATTCTTCGCGCTCGCCGCCTCCCTCGAGCACTTGAGCCTCACGTTCAAGCACGAGAAGGCCAAGATCCTCGCCGACACGCTCGACGCGGCGACTGCCAAGTTCCTCGAAAACGACCGCTCGCCCGGCCGCAAGCTCGGCACGATCGACAATCGTGGCAGCCATTTCTACCTCGCACTCTACTGGGCGCAGGAGCTCGCGCGACAAAGCCGCGACGCCGAGCTCAAGCGGATCTTCATCCCGCTCGCCGCGGAACTCGAAGCCGCAGAGCCGACAATTACCAGCGAGCTTCTCGCGGTGCAGGGGAAGCCGGCGGATATCGACGGCTACTACCGGCCGGACGACGTGAAGGCCGCAGCGGCCCTCCGCCCCAGCGCAACCTTCAACCAGATTCTCGCGACGCTCTGA
- a CDS encoding carboxymuconolactone decarboxylase family protein — protein MITTSLETRNTEPRLNYAKAAPGTLQSMLLLQQAVDQSGLEASLLRLIEMRVSQINGCAFCLDMHFREAKAAGESDERLYLLDAWHEVDLYTPRERAALRWAEVLTRLSAAAPDDDDFAAARDQFSEAELSHLTLAIVVINGWNRFNVGFRTPPGFAG, from the coding sequence ATGATCACCACCTCCCTCGAAACGAGAAACACGGAACCACGTTTGAACTATGCCAAGGCCGCCCCGGGCACGCTGCAGTCCATGCTGCTGCTCCAGCAGGCGGTCGACCAAAGCGGATTGGAGGCGTCGCTGCTTCGATTGATCGAGATGCGAGTCTCGCAGATCAACGGCTGCGCGTTCTGCCTGGACATGCACTTTCGCGAAGCGAAGGCCGCCGGCGAATCGGATGAGCGGCTCTATCTGCTCGACGCCTGGCACGAGGTCGATCTCTACACGCCTCGCGAGCGTGCCGCGCTACGCTGGGCGGAAGTGTTGACCCGGCTTTCCGCCGCGGCGCCCGACGACGACGATTTCGCGGCAGCCCGCGACCAGTTCTCCGAGGCGGAACTCTCCCACCTGACGCTGGCGATCGTCGTCATCAACGGCTGGAACCGCTTCAACGTCGGCTTCCGCACGCCGCCAGGTTTCGCGGGCTGA
- a CDS encoding RNA polymerase sigma-70 factor produces the protein MSEDFHSSRPRLFGIAYRMLGSVAEAEDMVQETYLRWQRQERTSVEEPAAWLVTTVSRLCIDELRSARRRREEYVGTWLPEPLLDTSLLAPDQAAARTDSLNLAFLLMLEMLEPVERAVFLLREAFDYDYAAIARIVAKSEANCRQMVSRAKTRLRDQPAPAGPPSEQAQAVVQRFMAAWVAGDLPALLRLLSEDVVLYADGGGRVRSAIRPIHTAAQVGQFLVEIRQRSVEGAEFSLVSVNGDVGVWMRRPDGIVSVTAYRIDGGRIHSIYAVVNPEKLQHVAAPRPVG, from the coding sequence ATGAGCGAGGACTTCCATTCCAGCCGACCGCGCTTGTTCGGCATCGCGTATCGGATGTTGGGCAGTGTGGCGGAGGCCGAGGACATGGTGCAGGAAACTTATCTGCGCTGGCAGCGGCAGGAGCGTACCTCGGTCGAGGAACCGGCCGCGTGGTTGGTCACGACGGTGTCGCGGCTTTGCATCGACGAACTGCGTTCCGCGCGGCGGCGGCGCGAAGAGTATGTGGGCACCTGGCTGCCGGAGCCACTGCTCGACACGTCGCTGCTCGCACCCGATCAGGCGGCGGCGCGGACGGATTCGCTCAACCTGGCATTCCTGCTGATGCTCGAAATGCTCGAGCCGGTGGAACGCGCGGTGTTTCTTCTGCGCGAGGCGTTCGATTATGATTACGCGGCGATCGCCCGGATCGTGGCGAAGTCGGAGGCAAACTGCCGCCAGATGGTCAGTCGCGCAAAAACGCGGCTGCGGGATCAACCTGCGCCCGCCGGCCCGCCCAGCGAACAGGCGCAAGCCGTCGTACAACGCTTCATGGCCGCCTGGGTGGCGGGCGACCTGCCCGCGCTGCTCCGGTTGCTGAGCGAGGACGTCGTACTTTACGCGGACGGCGGTGGGCGCGTGCGCTCGGCGATTCGGCCGATCCACACGGCAGCTCAGGTGGGCCAGTTCCTCGTCGAGATTCGCCAGCGCTCCGTCGAAGGCGCCGAATTCTCGCTGGTGTCAGTCAACGGCGACGTCGGCGTGTGGATGCGCCGGCCGGATGGGATCGTCAGCGTCACCGCGTATCGAATCGACGGCGGGCGGATCCATTCGATCTACGCCGTCGTGAACCCCGAGAAGCTCCAGCATGTGGCCGCTCCGCGTCCGGTCGGGTGA
- a CDS encoding LapA family protein — protein MKLSWLFVILLLVFVAVFSVQNADVITVNFLVWHVAISAALVIQLAALLGALVGLSIGYWSGRRRRPVAPPAASREFSDLPHSRDSFADSADRPPL, from the coding sequence ATGAAACTCTCCTGGCTCTTCGTGATTCTCCTGCTCGTTTTCGTGGCGGTCTTCAGCGTGCAGAACGCGGACGTCATCACGGTAAACTTCCTGGTGTGGCACGTCGCCATTTCGGCTGCGCTCGTCATTCAGCTCGCGGCGTTGCTCGGCGCGCTGGTCGGGTTGAGCATCGGCTACTGGTCCGGCCGTCGTCGGCGCCCCGTCGCGCCACCGGCCGCATCACGCGAGTTCAGCGACCTCCCTCATTCCCGGGATTCTTTCGCCGATTCGGCTGATCGCCCGCCCCTTTAA
- a CDS encoding mechanosensitive ion channel family protein, with product MNIETPDLSHLWPALLAAVPSVLIIIAGAVLANILIGRTLLLIARRTSFTEQEIGPVRRVIKWVITVIALVLIFGAFGLNMGGVWGVLSTILAMVAIGFVAVWSVLSNTLCTLIIMIFRPFAVGDEVEFAGEPVKGRVIDLNFIYTSLDAGDGTVLQVPNNLFFQRVLRRRHARQAVSAAVHLRTKLPDAPEPRPATAR from the coding sequence ATGAACATCGAAACACCCGACCTCTCGCATCTCTGGCCAGCGCTGCTGGCTGCGGTCCCGTCTGTGCTGATCATCATCGCGGGTGCCGTGCTGGCGAACATCCTCATCGGCCGGACGCTGTTGCTGATCGCGCGGCGGACGAGTTTCACCGAACAGGAAATCGGCCCCGTCCGGCGCGTGATCAAATGGGTGATTACCGTGATTGCGCTAGTGCTGATTTTCGGCGCATTCGGTCTCAACATGGGCGGCGTCTGGGGCGTGCTGTCGACGATCCTCGCGATGGTCGCGATCGGATTTGTCGCCGTCTGGAGCGTGCTCAGCAACACGCTCTGCACGCTCATCATCATGATCTTTCGACCGTTCGCGGTCGGAGACGAAGTCGAGTTCGCCGGCGAGCCGGTGAAGGGACGGGTGATCGATCTCAACTTCATTTACACCTCGTTGGACGCCGGTGACGGCACCGTGCTGCAGGTACCGAACAACCTGTTTTTTCAAAGAGTGCTCCGACGACGGCATGCGCGCCAGGCGGTTTCCGCCGCAGTCCACCTGCGGACGAAGCTCCCCGACGCACCGGAGCCTCGGCCCGCGACGGCGCGGTGA
- a CDS encoding rod shape-determining protein, with protein MIPASTEKPVPSAAIPANAPNVAVSKPAAPGTRTKTVLVGFDFGTNKSCVLAGTAGATDIAISKIVPTVVGYVKEGIVDGIVAGNRSVLFGDDALQNRLHARLVAPMEHGVIAHPDAARDFVQHLRSLADPSGQAEIRAVVGVPANATEQAREDVRRCAFGIFDRILLIPEPFLAALGYRDDARLGQSNYIDPVVNSLFIDIGGGTSDICLVQGYFPGPDDQISIPFAGDAIDQLLQEELNRTYPNNGLSLHKVREIKEAHGYVGPSRKPLDVKVVIGGKAHTLELGDTLARACNALIDKIYPALTTLIQRASSDSVVTLLQNIIITGGGSQIKGIDTLLQKKLTEDGFESPKVRLAGHDYKRYVALGALKAARAARENQWQVLLG; from the coding sequence ATGATTCCCGCCTCCACCGAAAAGCCCGTCCCTTCCGCTGCGATCCCCGCCAACGCGCCCAATGTGGCGGTTTCGAAGCCAGCGGCCCCGGGCACCAGAACCAAAACGGTGCTGGTCGGCTTTGACTTCGGCACCAACAAATCGTGCGTGCTCGCCGGCACCGCGGGCGCCACCGATATCGCGATCAGCAAAATCGTGCCGACCGTCGTGGGCTACGTGAAGGAAGGGATCGTCGACGGCATCGTCGCCGGCAACCGCTCGGTCCTGTTCGGCGACGACGCCCTCCAGAATCGGCTGCACGCGCGCCTCGTCGCCCCGATGGAGCACGGGGTGATTGCGCACCCCGACGCCGCGCGCGATTTCGTGCAGCACCTCCGCTCGCTGGCCGATCCTTCCGGTCAGGCCGAGATCCGCGCTGTCGTGGGCGTGCCCGCCAATGCCACCGAGCAGGCGCGCGAGGACGTTCGCCGCTGCGCGTTTGGGATTTTCGACCGCATCCTGCTGATTCCCGAACCGTTCCTTGCCGCGCTGGGTTATCGCGACGACGCCCGGCTCGGCCAATCGAACTACATCGATCCGGTCGTGAACTCCCTGTTCATCGACATCGGTGGCGGCACGAGCGACATCTGCCTTGTGCAGGGCTATTTCCCCGGACCGGATGACCAAATCAGCATTCCCTTCGCCGGCGACGCGATCGACCAGCTGCTTCAGGAGGAACTGAACCGCACCTATCCCAACAACGGTCTCTCGCTGCACAAGGTCCGTGAGATCAAGGAAGCGCACGGCTACGTCGGCCCCAGCCGCAAGCCGCTCGACGTGAAGGTCGTGATCGGCGGCAAGGCCCACACGCTCGAGCTCGGCGACACGCTCGCGCGCGCCTGCAATGCCCTCATCGACAAAATCTATCCCGCGCTGACGACGCTGATCCAGCGCGCCTCGTCGGACTCCGTCGTCACGCTGCTCCAGAACATCATCATCACGGGCGGCGGCTCGCAGATCAAAGGCATCGACACGCTGCTTCAAAAGAAGCTGACCGAGGACGGCTTCGAGTCGCCGAAGGTCCGGCTCGCCGGCCACGACTACAAGCGCTACGTCGCCCTCGGCGCGCTCAAGGCCGCCCGCGCCGCGCGCGAGAATCAGTGGCAGGTCCTGCTCGGCTGA
- the rpmA gene encoding 50S ribosomal protein L27 yields MAHKTGQSSSSNGRESKSKRLGVKTFGGQKVLAGTIIIRQRGTRLHAGRNVGTGRDWTLFALKDGVVKFDKPHRRVEIVAS; encoded by the coding sequence ATGGCGCATAAAACAGGTCAATCCTCCTCCTCCAACGGTCGCGAGAGTAAGTCGAAGCGGCTGGGCGTAAAAACGTTCGGCGGTCAGAAGGTCCTCGCCGGCACGATCATCATCCGTCAGCGGGGCACTCGCCTGCACGCCGGCCGCAACGTCGGCACCGGCCGCGACTGGACGCTCTTCGCACTGAAGGACGGCGTCGTTAAGTTCGACAAGCCGCACCGCCGCGTCGAGATCGTCGCCAGCTGA
- the rplU gene encoding 50S ribosomal protein L21, which produces MKATIKTQGQQFTVSEGDILTVNRYPNTEAGATVEISEVLATGEGENFRVGTPTLAGAIVSAKILENKRGEKVIVFKKRKRKGMERKRGHRQELSVIKIESIKV; this is translated from the coding sequence ATGAAAGCCACGATCAAGACGCAGGGACAGCAGTTCACTGTCTCCGAGGGCGACATTCTTACCGTCAACCGCTATCCCAATACGGAAGCGGGTGCCACTGTGGAAATTAGCGAAGTGCTCGCCACCGGCGAGGGCGAGAATTTCCGCGTCGGGACTCCGACTCTCGCCGGCGCGATCGTCTCGGCCAAGATCCTCGAAAACAAACGCGGGGAGAAGGTCATCGTTTTCAAGAAGAGGAAGCGCAAGGGCATGGAGCGGAAGCGCGGCCATCGCCAGGAGCTTTCCGTGATCAAGATCGAATCCATCAAAGTTTAA
- a CDS encoding PfkB family carbohydrate kinase, with protein MNPAPHIFTLTGNLLAERTLEFATWAPGATHRAQRESFQVGGKGINVSKMLNRLGAPNTALCFTGGSAGEECVVWLTERGFSYRAFGTNRPTRTGTVIRSLEQAETTFLGVDVVPSPAALRGCAEFLDDQRDGQILAVCGSLPGWAASDYEPLRAALERWATRGLLVADTYGPPLAWFARRALALVKINESELRTLTGDHRPTPEILARLPAAFATERWVISNGPHPVWFRDTTGLPDALLPPTVHEISPTGSGDVLLASLLVSLFHDHLPLPVAVERALPLSAANAAHPGIAEFPEAAVGNRPR; from the coding sequence ATGAACCCCGCGCCCCACATCTTCACCCTCACGGGCAATCTGCTGGCGGAACGGACGCTGGAGTTCGCCACTTGGGCGCCGGGCGCCACCCACCGCGCGCAGCGCGAATCGTTTCAAGTCGGCGGCAAGGGCATCAATGTCTCGAAAATGCTCAACCGGCTCGGCGCGCCGAACACCGCACTGTGCTTCACCGGCGGCAGCGCCGGCGAGGAGTGCGTGGTCTGGCTGACGGAGCGCGGGTTTTCGTATCGCGCGTTCGGCACGAATCGGCCGACGCGTACCGGCACGGTCATTCGCAGCCTCGAGCAAGCGGAAACCACGTTCCTCGGCGTCGACGTGGTGCCCTCGCCCGCCGCTCTGCGCGGTTGCGCGGAATTTCTCGACGACCAGCGCGACGGCCAGATCCTCGCCGTTTGCGGCAGTTTGCCGGGTTGGGCGGCGAGCGACTATGAACCGCTGCGCGCCGCGCTCGAACGCTGGGCCACGCGCGGCCTGCTCGTGGCCGACACCTACGGCCCGCCGCTCGCGTGGTTCGCCCGCCGTGCGCTGGCACTGGTGAAGATCAACGAATCCGAATTGCGCACGCTCACGGGCGATCACCGACCGACGCCGGAGATCCTCGCGCGTCTTCCCGCGGCGTTTGCGACCGAGCGTTGGGTCATCAGCAACGGCCCGCATCCGGTGTGGTTCCGCGATACCACGGGACTGCCGGACGCCCTGCTGCCGCCGACGGTCCATGAGATCTCGCCCACCGGCTCGGGCGACGTGTTGCTGGCCAGTTTGCTGGTATCGCTTTTTCACGACCACCTGCCCCTGCCGGTCGCCGTGGAACGCGCCCTGCCGCTTTCCGCGGCCAACGCCGCCCATCCCGGCATCGCGGAGTTTCCCGAGGCTGCCGTGGGCAATCGTCCGCGTTGA
- a CDS encoding DNA-3-methyladenine glycosylase has protein sequence MNRIIDAAELKTRGAVACARWLLGKYLVRQRADGSTEARMITETEAYNGERDLACHARAGRTARTAVLYEPAGVWYVYLCYGIHEMLNLVAGPEDWPAAVLIRGVEGVAGPGRVTKHLAVDRRLNRQPAAEASGLWVEDRGVRVPRHLIQITPRIGVNYAGEIWAKKPWRFVISDPAAVRRRIAERVRISTKG, from the coding sequence ATGAATCGGATCATTGACGCAGCAGAGCTGAAGACCCGCGGCGCCGTCGCGTGCGCCCGCTGGCTGCTCGGAAAGTATCTCGTGCGTCAACGTGCGGACGGCTCGACCGAAGCGCGCATGATCACCGAGACCGAGGCCTACAACGGAGAGCGCGATCTGGCGTGCCATGCGCGCGCGGGCCGGACGGCGCGAACCGCGGTGCTCTACGAGCCAGCGGGCGTGTGGTATGTTTACCTCTGCTATGGGATCCACGAGATGCTCAACCTCGTCGCCGGGCCGGAGGACTGGCCGGCGGCCGTGTTGATCCGCGGGGTGGAAGGCGTGGCCGGCCCCGGGCGCGTGACGAAACACCTCGCCGTCGACCGGCGGCTGAACCGGCAACCGGCCGCCGAGGCGAGCGGACTCTGGGTCGAGGACCGCGGCGTGCGCGTGCCGCGCCACCTGATCCAGATCACGCCGCGAATTGGCGTGAACTACGCGGGTGAGATCTGGGCGAAGAAACCGTGGCGGTTCGTGATCAGCGATCCGGCGGCGGTGCGGCGGCGCATAGCCGAACGCGTGAGGATTTCAACGAAAGGCTGA
- a CDS encoding DUF3108 domain-containing protein, with product MQRLGLVLFLLFLAGGSRPAAASELALQDGERLSFRVAWGLFLHAGDITISARTEVEDGVPYTVVSTRTSTRGLLSKLFRFEGEAEAIFDQRTGQLRLYRESSVSKRKKTHTAVEIDPASGTAKYTDFINPERNATVTMPGECAADLIMTLVQTRNWNLAPGQKRDADVIFGRDIYELTVHALRTEPLRTSLGNFHTVVLEPRMEKTPPKGMFKRGSQVHVWIAQNDERRLPVMFEVEFSFGAGVATLTEYRPPGSPAEPVAGEPAKSGSLLDIARPLPLATIE from the coding sequence ATGCAACGCCTCGGTCTCGTCCTTTTTCTGCTGTTCCTTGCCGGCGGCTCTCGGCCTGCCGCGGCATCCGAATTGGCGCTGCAGGATGGCGAGCGACTGAGCTTTCGCGTCGCCTGGGGACTGTTTTTGCACGCCGGCGATATCACGATCTCCGCGCGCACCGAGGTGGAGGACGGCGTGCCCTACACCGTCGTCAGCACTCGCACCTCCACCCGCGGGCTGCTGAGCAAGCTGTTCCGCTTCGAAGGTGAGGCGGAGGCGATCTTCGACCAACGCACCGGCCAGCTCCGACTCTATCGCGAGAGCAGCGTCAGCAAGCGCAAGAAAACGCACACCGCCGTCGAGATCGATCCGGCGAGCGGCACGGCGAAATACACCGATTTCATCAACCCCGAGCGCAACGCCACCGTCACCATGCCCGGCGAGTGTGCGGCGGACCTCATCATGACGCTGGTGCAGACGCGGAACTGGAACCTCGCGCCCGGCCAGAAGCGCGACGCCGACGTGATCTTTGGTCGCGACATCTATGAACTCACGGTGCATGCCCTGCGGACCGAGCCGCTGCGCACCTCGCTGGGCAATTTTCATACCGTGGTGCTCGAGCCGCGGATGGAAAAGACTCCGCCGAAAGGCATGTTCAAGCGCGGCTCGCAGGTCCACGTCTGGATCGCCCAAAACGACGAGCGGCGGTTGCCGGTGATGTTCGAGGTCGAGTTCAGCTTCGGCGCAGGCGTGGCGACGCTCACGGAGTATCGTCCGCCGGGCTCGCCAGCCGAACCCGTGGCCGGCGAGCCGGCAAAGTCCGGCTCGTTGCTCGACATCGCGCGCCCGCTTCCGCTCGCGACGATCGAGTGA
- a CDS encoding metallophosphoesterase, producing MWIDARLALWLEATRSLIVADLHWGYVESHRAQGNLLPAWGDADIAARLRALLQDYQPAEMIWLGDSLHTLAGRAAAESFLQTLSVPVVLVSGNHDVRWTRAAETTAVRRGGFFLHHGDQPAAVPQSCIEIVGHHHPAFVWSDGAGTHLKLPALVASPRRFVLPAFSPWAAGMPWKPAGEEIVYGIGTKRIFTVSGGSRQKEPFV from the coding sequence GTGTGGATCGATGCCCGCCTCGCCCTCTGGCTCGAGGCGACGCGCTCGCTGATCGTCGCCGATCTGCATTGGGGCTACGTGGAAAGCCACCGGGCGCAGGGCAATCTGCTGCCGGCGTGGGGCGACGCCGACATCGCCGCGCGGCTCCGCGCCTTGCTGCAGGACTATCAACCCGCCGAGATGATCTGGCTCGGTGACTCGCTGCACACGCTCGCCGGACGCGCCGCCGCCGAATCATTTCTCCAAACACTGTCGGTGCCGGTCGTGCTGGTCTCGGGCAATCACGACGTCCGCTGGACGCGCGCCGCCGAAACCACCGCGGTCAGACGCGGAGGGTTTTTCCTGCATCACGGCGATCAGCCTGCCGCCGTGCCGCAGTCCTGCATCGAAATCGTCGGGCATCATCATCCGGCCTTTGTCTGGAGCGACGGCGCGGGGACTCACCTCAAGTTGCCGGCCCTCGTTGCGTCCCCCCGCCGCTTCGTGCTCCCGGCCTTCTCTCCCTGGGCCGCCGGCATGCCATGGAAACCTGCTGGAGAAGAAATTGTTTACGGAATTGGCACCAAACGAATCTTTACAGTGTCGGGGGGCTCTCGTCAGAAAGAACCTTTCGTTTGA